The stretch of DNA TAATTAGACACTCATAATAAGTGTAAAGTATAAGAAGAAAAGCGTGAAGCCGAAAAGCACATAGTAGAATAGATCTGATTTCGCTAATTTTTTGAACATGGTTGACCCCTCCGTATTTAAGAACGTGCGTTCTCATTTGTTAATTCCATTATATACGAACATAGGTTCTAGTCAAGCGTTTTTTCGAACGGATGTTTGTATATTGAAATCTATCGTGTTATACTGTATGTAATAAAAATATATGCACGGGGTGTTCGATACATGATGAAACTATCGAAAAGACAGGAAGCGATTCTAGCATACATAAAGGAGCAGGTTCTCGATAAAGGCTACCCGCCATCCGTCAGGGAAATCGGGGAAGCAGTAGGCTTGGCATCCAGCTCCACGGTACATGGCCATCTTTCCAGACTGGAGAAAAAGGGACTGATTCGGCGCGACCCTACAAAGCCGCGTGCCATCGAGGTCCTTTCATTGGATAGCGAAGAACAGACAGATATCCCGCGCAGCGAAGCGAATTATGCGCCGGTAATCGGGAAAGTGACGGCAGGTATCCCGATCACCGCCGTTGAGAATATCGAGGAATACGTACCGGTACCAAGCCATCTTGTAGGTCCGGATGACAATATTTTCGTGCTTGTGGTTGTCGGGGAGAGTATGATCGAGGCCGGCATCCTGGACGGGGACATGGTCATCGTCAAACAGCAGCAGACCGCTCAGAACGGGGAAATCGTCGTTGCGATGACAGAGGACAACGAAGCAACGGTCAAACGATTCTTCAAGGAAGAGAACCAGATCCGCCTGCAGCCGGAGAACAGTACAATGGAACCGATCATCCTGGATAATGTCAGCATCCTGGGAAAAGTAATCGGTCTATATCGCTCTATCCAATAGAAAATCGGCTTCGGCCGTTTTTTTCATATATTTTACACAATTCCACCCTTCTTTCGACACATTTTTTGGGTATATTAGAATATGCTTTTACCAAAAGCTAGAAAGCAGGTGGAATCGTGAAGCTGTTTTACAAGCTTGTGTGCAAAATACGAGGCCGTCATAAGATTGATAGTGTTACAGATTCATGCAAATGCGGGTATACGAGAAGCTACCGTAAGGAAGAACACAGCATGGATGATTATTATCTTAAGGAACGCTGAGCACAGAATAAAATAAGGAGCTTGCCCTTTGCGGCAGGCTCCTCTTTTATATGGAGTATTATATATGCAGTGCGCTGAACCGAAAAAACTCATCCATCCGTTATGACGCGATCGATCTTGGATGGGTTCTTTCTTTTCCTGAATTCTCCCGCCGCCATACCAATCGATTTCCGAAATACTTTATTGAAATAATTTGCGTTTGAGTACCCCACCCTTTCTGCAATCTCTGTGATGGGCAATCTTGTTGTCATCAGCAAATCAACGGCTTTTTGGATCCTGATTCTTGTAAGATACTTCATAGGTGTCGTATCCATATGATTCTGAAATTGCTTGACCAGATGATATTTGGAATAGCCTGATACTGCGGCGATGTCACTCAATGAAATGGGAGCAGCATAGTGTGTCTGGATATAGGATAAAGTTTTCGTGATTTGACCGGAAGGGTCTTTCTTTTGCTTTTCCATATTCTTCACGAATCGATGACACTCCATGATATATTCGTAAGCTCTGGCAGATGCCTGATAAGCATCCGTAATCCTATTTTCGATGGTATCCTGATATATTGCGAATAATAGCCGGATAAGCTTCGATTCGGGAGAAATCCGCAAT from Terribacillus sp. FSL K6-0262 encodes:
- a CDS encoding AraC family transcriptional regulator, whose translation is MSYDWDGLKRQDIGTYIFQYTLSGTGNLEKDGKIHSLKAGEAFLVEIPGAHRYYLPEDSDGWEFIFITLVGSKALECWRFIDEHNGPVLRISPESKLIRLLFAIYQDTIENRITDAYQASARAYEYIMECHRFVKNMEKQKKDPSGQITKTLSYIQTHYAAPISLSDIAAVSGYSKYHLVKQFQNHMDTTPMKYLTRIRIQKAVDLLMTTRLPITEIAERVGYSNANYFNKVFRKSIGMAAGEFRKRKNPSKIDRVITDG
- the lexA gene encoding transcriptional repressor LexA — translated: MMKLSKRQEAILAYIKEQVLDKGYPPSVREIGEAVGLASSSTVHGHLSRLEKKGLIRRDPTKPRAIEVLSLDSEEQTDIPRSEANYAPVIGKVTAGIPITAVENIEEYVPVPSHLVGPDDNIFVLVVVGESMIEAGILDGDMVIVKQQQTAQNGEIVVAMTEDNEATVKRFFKEENQIRLQPENSTMEPIILDNVSILGKVIGLYRSIQ